One window of Erwinia aphidicola genomic DNA carries:
- the malF gene encoding maltose ABC transporter permease MalF: protein MVKPAGQNALKWLVISLFAIFTGYLVVLMYAQGETLFAALTLIVLSTGLVIFAQRRASAWRYVYPGLAGMALFVLFPLAATIAIAFTNYSSTNQLTFERAQTVLLDRQYQAGEHYSFSLWPAGNQWILQLSDDNQQRFLSAPFSFDEQIDPSLTLQAQSSNPPGERAMLRVVTQNRQALARISATLPDGSRLRMSSLRQFSASQPLYKLGSAGELTNQQNGTVYWPNDASGFYQAKDAAQQWSGERLSPGYTVPIGWKNFLRVMTDDGIQKPFLAIFVWTVVFSLLTVLLTTAVGMVLACLMQWEALRGRATYRLLLILPYAVPAFISILIFKGLFNQSFGEINIMLQSLLGIKPAWFSDPTLARGMLVIVNTWLGYPYMMILCMGLLKAIPEDLYEASALDGATPGQNFFRITLPLLLKPLTPLMIASFAFNFNNFVLIQLLTNGGPDRLGTTTPAGYTDLLVSYTWRIAFEGGGGQDFGLAAAIATLIFLLVGGLAVLNLKATRMKIE, encoded by the coding sequence ATGGTGAAGCCAGCCGGACAGAACGCCCTGAAGTGGCTTGTTATCAGCCTGTTTGCCATTTTCACCGGTTATCTGGTGGTGCTGATGTATGCGCAGGGCGAAACGCTGTTTGCCGCCCTGACGCTGATTGTGCTCAGCACCGGGCTGGTGATTTTCGCCCAGCGCCGCGCCAGCGCCTGGCGCTATGTGTATCCGGGGCTAGCGGGCATGGCGCTGTTCGTCCTGTTCCCGCTGGCGGCCACCATTGCCATTGCCTTTACCAACTACAGCAGCACCAACCAGCTGACCTTTGAACGGGCGCAGACGGTGCTGCTGGACCGTCAGTACCAGGCCGGGGAGCACTACAGCTTCAGCCTGTGGCCGGCGGGCAATCAGTGGATTTTACAGCTCAGCGACGACAATCAGCAGCGTTTCCTCTCTGCGCCGTTCTCGTTCGATGAGCAGATAGACCCGTCTCTGACGCTGCAAGCGCAGAGCAGCAACCCTCCGGGCGAGCGAGCCATGCTGCGCGTGGTGACGCAGAACCGCCAGGCACTGGCGCGCATCAGCGCCACGCTGCCGGACGGCAGCCGCCTGCGCATGAGTTCGCTGCGCCAGTTTTCCGCCAGCCAGCCGCTCTACAAGCTGGGCAGCGCGGGTGAGCTGACCAATCAGCAGAACGGCACGGTTTACTGGCCTAACGACGCCAGCGGGTTTTATCAGGCAAAAGACGCCGCGCAGCAGTGGAGCGGCGAGCGTCTCAGCCCGGGCTATACCGTGCCGATCGGCTGGAAAAACTTCCTGCGGGTGATGACCGACGATGGCATTCAGAAACCGTTCCTGGCGATCTTCGTCTGGACCGTGGTGTTCTCACTGCTGACGGTTCTGCTGACCACCGCCGTGGGCATGGTGCTGGCCTGCCTGATGCAGTGGGAAGCGCTGCGCGGCCGCGCCACCTATCGCCTGCTGCTGATCCTGCCGTATGCGGTCCCGGCGTTTATCTCGATTCTGATCTTCAAAGGGTTGTTCAACCAGAGCTTCGGCGAGATCAATATCATGCTGCAAAGCCTGCTGGGGATAAAACCGGCCTGGTTTAGCGACCCGACGCTGGCGCGCGGCATGCTGGTGATCGTCAATACCTGGCTTGGCTATCCGTACATGATGATTCTGTGCATGGGGCTGCTGAAGGCGATCCCGGAGGATCTCTATGAGGCCTCAGCGCTCGACGGCGCCACGCCAGGGCAGAACTTCTTCCGCATCACGCTACCGCTGCTGCTTAAGCCGCTGACGCCGCTAATGATTGCCAGCTTCGCCTTTAACTTTAATAACTTTGTGCTGATCCAGCTGCTGACCAACGGCGGCCCGGACCGGCTTGGCACCACCACTCCGGCGGGCTATACCGACCTGCTGGTGAGCTACACCTGGCGCATCGCCTTTGAGGGCGGCGGCGGGCAGGACTTTGGCCTGGCGGCGGCGATTGCCACGCTGATCTTCCTGTTAGTTGGCGGGCTGGCGGTGCTGAACCTGAAAGCCACGCGTATGAAAATCGAGTGA